One stretch of Zonotrichia albicollis isolate bZonAlb1 chromosome 37, bZonAlb1.hap1, whole genome shotgun sequence DNA includes these proteins:
- the LOC141726654 gene encoding olfactory receptor 14J1-like translates to MSNSSSIRHFLLLPLADTRQLQLLHFCLLLGISLAALLGNGLIISAVACSHHLHTPMFFFLLNLALSDLGMICTTVPKAMHNSLWDTRAISYSGCAAQLFFFLFFISAEYFLLTVMCYDRYVSICKPLHYGTLLGSRACAHMAAAAWASAFLTALLHTSNTFSLPLCHGNALGQFFCEIPHLLKLSCSKSFLRKLGVSVFTTFLAFGCFVFIVFSYVQIFRAVLRIPSEQGRHKAFSTCLPHLTVISLFVSTSFFAYLKPPSISSPSLDLAVSVLYSVVPPALNPLIYSLRNQKLKDALRKMMTSCF, encoded by the coding sequence atgtccaacagcagctccatcaggcacttcctcctgctgccattggcagacacgcggcagctgcagctcctgcacttctgcctcttgctgggcatctccctggctgccctcctgggcaacggcctcatcatcagcgccgtagcctgcagccaccacctgcacacgcccatgttcttcttcctgctcaacctggccctcagcgacctgggcatgatctgcaccactgtccccaaagccatgcacaattccctctgggacaccagggccATCTCCTACTccggatgtgctgcacagctctttttctttctcttcttcatttcagcagagtATTTTCTCTTGAccgtcatgtgctacgaccgctacgtgtccatctgcaaacccctgcactacgggaccctcctgggcagcagagcttgtgcccacatggcagcagctgcctgggccagtgcctttctcactgctctgctgcacacatccaatacattttccctgcccctgtgccatggcaatgccctgggccagttcttctgtgaaatcccacatctcctcaagctctcctgctcaaaaTCCTTCCTCAGGAAACTTGGAGTTTCTGTTTTCACTACCTTCTTagcatttggttgttttgtgttcatagttttctcctatgtgcagatcttcagggccgtactgaggatcccctctgagcagggacggcacaaagccttttccacctgcctccctcacctcaCCGTGATCTCCCTGTTTGTCAGCACCTCAttttttgcctacctgaagcccccctccatctcctcgccatccctggatctggcagtgtcagttctgtactcggtggtgcctccagccctgaatcccctcatctacagcctgagaaaCCAGAAGCTCAAGGATGCCCTGAGGAAAATGATGACTAGCTGCTTTTGA